ATCGGTCCTGGCCGGGTCGAGTCAAATAGTTTGGGTCTTTTGAGTTTGATGATATCATCATGAGCAAGACTTGAGAGTTTGCACCAATTCGACGCCATATCGTTCTAAACATCTCACATTACTACCATTGCCCGGGCTTTATGCATATATAGAGTAGAACTACCCCACCAAAGCATCACTTGCATCAATCCGGTTCCACTTCTTGCTGCGAGACACTGCATTGTGCCGAGACTCTGTCCACACTTGGCTGTTGTGGCCCCCGTATGGGAGAGAGAGCCAGAGCCTGCCGCCGACTTTCCTGCTGGCCTGCCTACATGCGCTCTATCGTTTTGCTGTTGAAGCTGCCATTCTGAAACAGTGTttccctttcttttttttctttctttctttccttctcttcaaTGTTCTCCTTTTGCGATCCTGGGTCTTCATTCCTCGACGACCGCGCCAATTAGTAATTCGGGCCAGCGTGTACTGTACCTACCGTAACCTGCGATAGACCTTACCCTATTCTGCCGCCTCCCAACCCTGGCTTGGAACGAACCGAACCCTTTGTTTGCGCGCGCCTTGCGACGACACAAACTCCGTTCCTGGATTTTTGACGACGGGGCTGTTTCTATTCTTCCTTATTACCACCTATGATTCCTCCGATTGTTTTCGATCCATCGATGCCGATACAACAAAAGATTGTTTGCGCCACTAGGCTGCGGCGACGGTTTTCTTGAATCATTCGCTGCTGCGCGCCAGGAGGTGTGGTTTATGTTAGAAGGAGATAGGACAGAGTTGCGAGAGGgatatcatcatcgtccGGGTTGAATAGGAAAGGGAATAAATAACTTTCGAATAAaaccaacacacacacacatacacgCACACTCAAACCGAAGCTTCTACCTGGCCACTATCCTGGTTCCCCCGATTTTACACAAAGCAAGCCCCAAATGGCCTTCATTCAGGACCCCCGCATGCGCCAGCGCTGGAACCAAATCTCGCACACGACCGAGGCCGTCACCGAGACGGCAGCGGCCAACATTTGGACGTTTGGACACACGTACATCACCCCCTGCCTTGGCTCCATCGGCCAGGCTTTGGACTCGTGCACCTCTGTCTGTCTTGGCGACCGGGAGGACCGCGCGAGACGCGCACGGGAGCGAGACCATGgcgcgaggaggacgagggcgGAATACACGTTTGACTTTTATGACGATTGGGATGATTACtatggtgatgttgaagacggTCCCGACCACCGTGAGAatggtggggggagtggtggtggcggtggttgggggaggtggggggtgaATAGTGAGGATTGGGATAGGTTGTTGGCTGGGACGGGTGCGGTGAGGGGGgggcagggggaggaggttgaccaGCAGCCGCGGAGGAAACGGGGGATGAGTTATGGGACTAGTCGGATaaggaggaaggggacgggtttggtggaggaggaggatccgAATGTGATTCCTAGGACGGCGCCGCTGGGGTTCTTGGGGAGGCTGCCGTTTAAGATTGTGGGGAGTTTAAGGTATAAGCCTTCGGCGGCGAATTTGAGGGAGCACCCTGGTGGTGGGacttttgggagggggggtgcgGGGGATGAGCATAGGCCTTTGCTGGGGGcgcaggaagaggagcatgatgggaagaggcagaggaaacggggaggggaggagtcgAGTACTAGGACGAGGAGCAATACGACGGAGTCGGGGGATACGAGCAGTTCGTATAGGTCAAGAGGGGATTTGTTTCcgagtgatggggagggggatgaggatgcggTGCCGTTGGATGAGAATGAGTTTACGGTTGCGCTGAatagggttggggttgatgatcGGAGTAGTAATAGGACACGGAGCAGCAAGGGGAAACGACCGGCTGATAGGGATAGTAAGAAGGGGCTGTCGAGGACGGTGTCGAGGACCACGCTTGATTCAGCGTACACGCCAGACTCAGCGTCGCCTTTTCCGACgtatgaggatggggatgctGTGCCGTTGTCTATGCAGGAACTGCAACAAGAGGAAGAGCgtgccaagaaggaggaggatgaagagattgagaggaggaggagggcagcaaGCCAGTTGGCGGTGAAGAGGGGTCTGAGTGTGGATGACTATCAGGTTGAGTCTGAAGACCAGTCACCATGCAGCATCAACCAGAGCTTTCCAAACTCTGACCCTGACGAAGAAACCCAACCTGAATTAGAGGCAAAGATACCAGTGGAAGaaccaccaaaacaccagcaacaacaagagctGGAATTACCTACAGAACCCAAGAAGATGTCAGAGGTGGAACCGGCGGTTCGGTTTGTGCCCGCGAAGCTGCCTCATTTTGGGTGATCGGACATGATTATTAGCATAGCATTATTACAGAGACgaatgggggagggagggtcATGACAAATGAGACGATAACGATGAATTCAATGTTTGTACAACGTCTTTATGGGATTACTTGGTAGCGAAAAGGTCAGTTCGGTAGGGATTCATGATAGATTTCTAGTGTTTTTATCATTACTATTGATTATTATGAAGCCAGAATGAACCAACAAACTCACCCATCAAAGGCAAATCGGACGGGTTTCAGATCCCTACTTCTTCAACTCCGTGCCC
The sequence above is a segment of the Podospora pseudocomata strain CBS 415.72m chromosome 2 map unlocalized CBS415.72m_2, whole genome shotgun sequence genome. Coding sequences within it:
- a CDS encoding uncharacterized protein (EggNog:ENOG503NZH0), yielding MAFIQDPRMRQRWNQISHTTEAVTETAAANIWTFGHTYITPCLGSIGQALDSCTSVCLGDREDRARRARERDHGARRTRAEYTFDFYDDWDDYYGDVEDGPDHRENGGGSGGGGGWGRWGVNSEDWDRLLAGTGAVRGGQGEEVDQQPRRKRGMSYGTSRIRRKGTGLVEEEDPNVIPRTAPLGFLGRLPFKIVGSLRYKPSAANLREHPGGGTFGRGGAGDEHRPLLGAQEEEHDGKRQRKRGGEESSTRTRSNTTESGDTSSSYRSRGDLFPSDGEGDEDAVPLDENEFTVALNRVGVDDRSSNRTRSSKGKRPADRDSKKGLSRTVSRTTLDSAYTPDSASPFPTYEDGDAVPLSMQELQQEEERAKKEEDEEIERRRRAASQLAVKRGLSVDDYQVESEDQSPCSINQSFPNSDPDEETQPELEAKIPVEEPPKHQQQQELELPTEPKKMSEVEPAVRFVPAKLPHFG